A section of the Arabiibacter massiliensis genome encodes:
- the thpR gene encoding RNA 2',3'-cyclic phosphodiesterase, translating into MRTFVALDLPPDFADDVAGLARQLGAAVEGRFLPRSTYHLTLAFLGEVDEAQAARAADALDAACANTAPVVLTSDGLGKFGRASDATLWLGVVPTRELEDLAERLRDELASRNVPFDAKPFKPHITLARRARIPKASLPPLAFPRDDRAAAVTLYKSTLERTGAVYKPLHTARLDG; encoded by the coding sequence ATGAGGACGTTCGTCGCGCTCGACCTGCCGCCGGACTTCGCCGACGACGTGGCGGGGCTCGCCCGCCAGCTGGGAGCCGCCGTGGAGGGCCGCTTCCTGCCGCGCTCGACCTACCACCTCACGCTCGCCTTCCTCGGCGAGGTCGACGAGGCGCAGGCTGCCCGCGCGGCCGACGCACTCGATGCCGCGTGCGCGAACACGGCCCCCGTCGTGCTGACGAGCGACGGCCTGGGCAAGTTCGGCCGCGCGAGCGACGCGACGCTCTGGCTCGGCGTCGTGCCCACCCGCGAGCTCGAGGACCTCGCCGAGCGCCTGCGCGACGAGCTGGCCTCCCGCAACGTCCCCTTCGACGCGAAGCCCTTCAAGCCCCACATCACCCTCGCCCGCCGCGCCCGCATCCCCAAGGCGAGCCTGCCCCCGCTCGCCTTCCCCCGCGACGACCGGGCCGCCGCCGTCACGCTCTACAAGAGCACCCTCGAGCGCACCGGCGCCGTCTACAAGCCCCTCCATACGGCGCGCCTCGACGGTTAG
- a CDS encoding asparaginase has product MKNILIIATGGTIASVEDERGLHPALGGAELARYVPEIEGLCDFDVVQPMNIDSTNMRPADWERIRDEIVGAYATYDGFVVLHGTDTMAYTAAALSYLIQGSPKPIVLTGSQQPMASPFTDAKLNVYQSLLYAADDRSCDVSVVFGGTVIAGTRARKQRTMSFNAFSSVNFPEIALVRGGRIVRAGSPARCACEGGAPRVYERMNERVFVLKLTPDMNPSVFGLLKRDYDAVILETFGIGGIPDYGDYRRAIFDWVDSGRTLVVTTQVPEEGCDLGVYEVGRAYAGHPGILKGGDMTTEALVAKTMWALGQTSDPDEIRELFYRVVNHDRTVEG; this is encoded by the coding sequence ATGAAGAACATCCTGATCATAGCCACGGGCGGCACCATCGCCTCGGTCGAGGACGAGCGGGGGCTCCACCCGGCGCTCGGCGGCGCGGAGCTGGCGCGCTACGTGCCCGAGATCGAGGGGCTGTGCGACTTCGACGTGGTGCAGCCCATGAACATCGACAGCACGAACATGCGTCCGGCCGACTGGGAGCGCATCCGCGACGAGATCGTGGGCGCCTACGCGACTTACGACGGCTTCGTCGTGCTGCACGGCACCGACACGATGGCCTACACGGCCGCCGCGCTGTCGTACCTGATCCAGGGCAGTCCCAAGCCTATCGTGCTCACCGGCTCGCAGCAGCCCATGGCGAGCCCCTTCACCGATGCGAAGCTCAACGTGTACCAGAGCCTGCTCTACGCCGCCGACGACCGCTCGTGCGACGTGTCGGTGGTGTTCGGCGGCACGGTGATCGCGGGCACGCGGGCGCGCAAGCAGCGCACGATGAGCTTCAACGCGTTTTCCAGCGTGAACTTCCCCGAGATCGCGCTCGTGCGCGGCGGGCGCATCGTGCGGGCGGGCTCTCCGGCGCGGTGCGCGTGCGAGGGCGGCGCGCCGCGGGTGTACGAGCGCATGAACGAGCGCGTGTTCGTGCTCAAGCTCACGCCCGACATGAACCCGAGCGTGTTCGGCCTGCTCAAACGCGACTACGACGCCGTCATCCTGGAGACGTTCGGCATCGGCGGCATCCCCGACTACGGCGACTACCGGCGCGCCATCTTCGACTGGGTGGACTCCGGGCGCACGCTGGTGGTGACCACGCAGGTGCCGGAGGAGGGCTGCGACCTGGGCGTATACGAAGTGGGGCGCGCGTACGCGGGGCATCCCGGCATCCTCAAGGGCGGCGACATGACCACCGAGGCGCTCGTGGCGAAGACGATGTGGGCCCTCGGCCAGACGAGCGATCCCGACGAGATCCGCGAGCTCTTCTACCGCGTGGTGAACCACGACCGCACGGTCGAGGGGTAG
- a CDS encoding amidophosphoribosyltransferase: MGGFFGAASHNDVVLDVFFGVDYHSHLGTKCAGMVFHDANDGFQREIHSIENTPFRTRFEDDLPGFHGGSGIGCISDTDPQPLLVRSHLGTFAITTVGAINNAEELVEENFANGGRQFMAMSSGKVNTTELVAALINQKDDFVSGIKHAQDAIEGSLTLLIMTDDGRIIAARDKMGRLPVLIGKSEEGHCISFESFAYHKLGYCDEYELGPGEIVLIDADGYRTISPAGDEMKICAFLWVYYGYPNSNYEGVNVEVMRYRNGAIMARDEAGREGVPDVDYVAGVPDSGVPHAIGYSTECKTPFGRPFIKYTPTWARSFMPSNQEVRNRVAKMKQIHIPELIKDKKLLFVDDSIVRGTQLRETVDFLYECGATEVHMRSACPPIMFSCKYLSFSSTRSEMDLLARRVVQELEGDEGQKHLDEYADGSTERGKCMLRSICEQMGFDSLGYQSLDGMIEAIGIDPAKVCTYCWTGKES; encoded by the coding sequence ATGGGCGGATTCTTCGGGGCGGCATCTCACAACGACGTGGTGCTCGACGTGTTCTTCGGCGTGGACTACCACTCCCATCTGGGAACGAAGTGCGCGGGCATGGTGTTCCACGACGCGAACGACGGCTTCCAGCGCGAGATCCACTCCATTGAGAACACCCCGTTCCGCACGCGCTTCGAGGACGACCTGCCCGGCTTCCACGGCGGCAGCGGCATCGGCTGCATCAGCGACACCGACCCGCAGCCCCTGCTCGTGCGCTCGCACCTGGGCACCTTCGCCATCACCACGGTGGGCGCCATCAACAACGCGGAAGAGCTCGTGGAGGAGAACTTCGCCAACGGAGGCCGCCAGTTCATGGCCATGAGCTCGGGCAAGGTGAACACCACGGAGCTCGTCGCCGCGCTCATCAACCAGAAGGACGACTTCGTCTCGGGCATCAAGCACGCCCAGGACGCCATCGAGGGCTCGCTCACGCTGCTCATCATGACCGACGACGGCCGCATCATCGCCGCGCGCGACAAGATGGGCCGCCTGCCCGTGCTCATCGGCAAGAGCGAGGAGGGCCACTGCATCTCGTTCGAGTCGTTCGCCTACCACAAGCTGGGCTATTGCGACGAGTACGAGCTGGGCCCCGGCGAGATCGTCCTCATCGACGCCGACGGTTACCGCACCATCTCGCCCGCCGGCGATGAGATGAAGATCTGCGCCTTCCTGTGGGTGTACTACGGCTACCCCAACTCCAACTACGAGGGCGTGAACGTGGAGGTCATGCGCTACCGCAACGGCGCCATCATGGCCCGCGACGAGGCCGGGCGCGAGGGCGTGCCGGACGTCGACTACGTGGCCGGCGTGCCGGACTCGGGCGTGCCGCACGCCATCGGCTACTCCACCGAGTGCAAGACGCCTTTCGGCCGCCCCTTCATCAAGTACACGCCCACGTGGGCACGCTCGTTCATGCCGAGCAACCAGGAAGTGCGCAACCGCGTGGCCAAGATGAAGCAGATCCACATCCCCGAGCTCATCAAGGACAAGAAGCTCCTGTTCGTGGACGACTCCATCGTGCGCGGCACGCAGCTGCGCGAGACGGTGGACTTCCTGTACGAATGCGGCGCCACCGAGGTGCACATGCGCTCGGCCTGCCCGCCCATCATGTTTAGCTGCAAGTACCTGAGCTTCTCGAGCACCCGCTCCGAGATGGACCTGCTCGCGCGGCGCGTCGTACAGGAGCTCGAAGGCGACGAGGGCCAGAAGCACCTCGACGAGTACGCCGACGGCTCCACCGAGCGCGGGAAGTGCATGCTGCGCTCCATCTGCGAGCAGATGGGCTTCGACTCGCTGGGCTACCAGTCGCTCGACGGCATGATCGAGGCCATCGGCATCGACCCGGCCAAGGTGTGCACCTACTGCTGGACCGGCAAGGAGTCGTAG